From the genome of Amycolatopsis camponoti:
ACCCGCTGTGAAGAAAGCCGTCGCGGCCAGCCTGCAGGGGTGGAGTGAGGCGCGAGCAAATCCGCAGGAGGCGCTCGCCGACATCAAGAAGCTGGCGCCGGACACGGTCGAAAACAATGCGCGGGAGGAGCTGAAGGTCCTTCTGCCGCTCCTGTGTGCGGGCGGGGCGAAGTACATCGGGCTGGCGGACCCGGCGCGGTGGCAGCAGACCATGTCCCTTCTCGAGCGCGCGAAGCTCGTGACGGGTGCGCCCGACCCGGCGACGTTCGTCTCGTACGACTATCTCCCGCCGCAGAGCGCGCTGACCCCTTGTAGCTAGATTGTTACGGTCGCCGTCGGAAGGGCAAAATCATGCGAGATTCAGTGGCCGGCACGACAACCGGAATGTCCATTTCGATTCAGGGTGTCACGAAGATCTACGGACGTGACTCCGCTCATGAGTTCGAGGCGCTCAAGCCCATCTCGATGGATATCAAGGCAGGCGAGTTCGTCTCGATCGTCGGTCCCTCGGGATGTGGCAAGAGTACGTTGATGCTGATGGTGGCGGGCCTGCTTCCGATGTCTTCGGGCGTGATCGAAATCGGCGGGCGAGTGGTGACGAAGGCCTTCACCGACGTCGGTATCGCGTTTCAAGACCATTTGCTGCTGGACTTCCGCACCGCATTGGACAACGTCCTGCTCCAAGCGGAGATCCGGCACATCGACAAAGATGCGCTGCGGTCCAGGGCGGTCGACTTGTTCCGGCAGCTCCGCCTGGAGCAGGCGATGGGTAAGTACCCGCGACAGATGTCGGGGGGAATGCGGCAACGCGTTTCGCTCATCCGGACGATCGTCCACGAGCCACCGGTCTTGATGTTGGACGAGCCGTTCGGGGCGCTCGACGCCCTCACACGCCTCCAGGTGCGATCCGACCTGGAGTCGCTTTGGCTGCGGAACAAGTCCACCGTTCTGTTCATCACCCACAGCGTCGAGGAAGCGGTCGGGCTGTCCGATCGGATCTTCGTCATGAGCCCGAGTCCGGGCGAGATCATCGAGGAGATCACGGTGGACCTGCCGAGGCCCCGGCCCATCTCCCTCACCGGTTCGGCCGAGTTCGGCAAGTACGCCGGTCACATCTATGCACTCTTCGAGAAGATGGGCGTTCTCCACGGTATGGCGCCCGCAGCTGCTGGCAGTGGTGCTTGAACCGCGACCGGCCGGGCGTCGTCGACCATGAACACCAGGGAGAGTCAGTGCAGCAGTACCCGATGTACGTCGACGGACAATGGGCCGACTCCGCTACCGGAGAGTGGTTGGACAGCACGGATCCGTACAGCGGCGAGGTGTGGGCCCGGATTCCCGCCGGCACCGCTCAGGACGCGGGCCGGGCCGTGGACGCGGCTCAGGCCGCCATGACCACGGGCCCGTGGGCGACTTTCACCGCTTCTCAGCGAGGCGGCTGTCTCCGCGCTGTCGCGGACCTCATCATCGCCAATGCCGACCGCCTCGCCGACAGTGAGGTCCGTGACAACGGCAAGCTCCTGACCGAGGTCCAAGGGCAGATCGCGGCGGTGGCCCAGTGCTGGCACTACTACGCGGGGCTCGCGGACAAAGTCCAGGGTGCCACCATCCCGACCGAAAAGGCCAACGCGTTCGCTTTCACCACTCGCGAACCGGTCGGAGTCGTCGCCGCCCTGACCGCATGGAACTCCCCGCTGTGGTTCGCCACCGTGAAGGCCGCCCCCGCCCTGGCCGCCGGGTGCTCCGTCGTGGTCAAACCGTCCGAGTTCGCCTCCGCGAGCACCCTCGAACTTGCTCGCCTCGTGGACGAGGCGGGTCTGCCTGCCGGTGTGTTCAACGTCGTCACCGGACTGGGTGCAACAGCCGGTACGGCACTGGTCGAGCACTCCGACGTCGCCAAGATCGCGTTCACCGGGTCCGACGTCACCGGCGCCGCCATCTACCGCAGCGCCGCCACCACCATGAAGCGGGTGTCTCTCGAACTCGGCGGGAAGTCGCCCACCATCGTCTTCGACGACGCCGACCTCGACCTCGCCGCGGTGGGGGTGATGTCGGGCATCTTCGGCGCGGCCGGCCAGATGTGCGCCGCCGGTTCACGACTGCTCGTCCACACCGCGGTCAAGGACGAACTGCTGGCGAAGCTGCTTGAGCTGGCCGCCGATCTCCGCATGGGCGATCCGCGCGACCCGGCCACGAACGTCGGCCCGATTTCGACGCCGCCGCAGTTCGAAAAGGTGCTCGCCTACCTCGATGTCGCCCGTGCGGACGGTGCCCGGTGTGTCTTGGGCGGTGCCCGCGCCACCGGCCCGGGCCTGGGTGCCGGTCAGTTCGTCGAACCCACCATCTTCACCGACGTCCGCAACGACATGCGTATCGCGCGTGAAGAGGTGTTCGGCCCCATCCTGTCCGTCATCGAATTCAAGGACGAGCAAGAGGCGGTAACCCTGGCGAACGACAACCCCTACGGCCTCGTCGCCGGCGTGTGGACAACCGACATCGGTCGCTCGCTGCGCATGTCGAAGGCGCTGCGCGTCGGCACGGTCTGGGTCAACACCTACCGCACGTACAGCTACATGGTCCCGTTCGGCGGCACGAAGCAGTCCGGGCTCGGGCGCGAACACGGCATCGAAGCCATCGACGAGTACCTCGAGACCCGCAGTGTTGTCATCTCCACCGACGACGCGCCCCCCGCCAACCCGTTCGTGATGCGGTGACCGGGTGAGCCGCCCCGGCCGGGACAGCTCGTCAACCCGCCTGCTCGTTTCTCCGCAAAGGAAATCTTCGTGACAACGGCACCCACAACCGCGTCTTCGACCAGCACGACGCCGGGCCGGCTCGCCGGCCGGCGGATCGTCATCACCGGCGCCGCCGCCGGCATCGGCAAAGCGGTCGCCCACCTCTTCGCCGAGCACGGTGCCGCACTCACCTTGCTGGACCGCGACGAGAACGGGCTTTCCGGCACGGCCGCGGACGTCCGGGCGAGCGCACACGCCGTCGACATCACTTCCGAAGCGGAAGTCAGCGGTGCGATCCGGACGGCAGCCGCCACGATGGGCGGCATAGACGGATTGGTGAACTGCGCGGGCATCATGTTCCGCGGCCGGGCCGGCGACGTGTCCGCCGACGAGTGGCGGCACGTGCTCGACGTCAACCTCACCGGCACGTACATCGTGATTCGCGCCGCCCTTCCTTGGCTGGAGCAGCAGGACGGTTCCAGTGTCGTCAACATGGCTTCCGGCCAAGGCCTGCTGCCGAACGCTCCGGGGTACTCGGCCTACGCCGCGTCGAAGGGCGGCATTATCACCCTCACTCGCGCCCTGGCCGCCGAGCTGGCCCCCCGCGTCCGTGTCAACAGTGTGTCGCCGGGGATGGTCGACACGGCCATGGCGGACGGGTACCGGGACAACGTCGACTCCTACGCGTTGCGGCGGCTGGGGAAACCGGAGGAGATCGCGCGGGCCGTGTTGTTCCTGACCAGCACAGAGTCCTCCTACGTGACCGGGGCCGCACTGGCCGCCGACGGCGGCCGCACCTTCCACTGACGCAGGAGTAGCCTGCTGGTCAGTACCGGATGCTGCCGGGTCCGAAATTGACAATATCCCATATTGCGAGATATTCTTAATTACGTGACCGTGACTCCGACGACTTCGACGGACAGTGCCAGCAGCTTGGCCAAGATGCTCCACGTCCTGCAGTTGTTCAGCGAAACAGAGCCGGTGTGGTCGACCGCCGCCATCATCGAGGCTCTGGACACCTCGCGGTCGACGGGGTACCGGTACCTCAAGACCCTGCACGAGGCGGGGCTGCTCAGCGCGGTGCGCAACGGCTATTACAGCCTCGGCCCGCGCATCATCGAGATGGACCTGCAGATGCGCTTGACCGACCCGCTGCTCCTGGCCAGTGAAGGCGTGCTCGAAGAACTGGTGGACAAGATCGGCCACTCGGCGCTGCTGTGCACCGCCTTCCGCGACTCGGTCCTGTGCGTCGGCGAGTGCCGCGCGCCGCAGAGCCCCGCCAACCGATTCAGGCGCGGGCAGCGGCGCCCTTTGTTCCAAGGGGCGATCTCGAAAATCATCCTCGCCTACTTGCCCCATCACCGCCTGAAAGCCATCTATCCGCGGCAGCGCAAAGAAATCGAAGACGCCGGGCTGGGCAGCACGTGGAGCGAATTCCGGGCCACCCTGGGCAAGATGAAGAAGGACGGCTACTCCTTGACCGTGGGCGAGTTCAACCCGGGGGTCTACGGCGTCGCGGCGCCCATCCTCACCGATCA
Proteins encoded in this window:
- a CDS encoding aldehyde dehydrogenase, with the protein product MQQYPMYVDGQWADSATGEWLDSTDPYSGEVWARIPAGTAQDAGRAVDAAQAAMTTGPWATFTASQRGGCLRAVADLIIANADRLADSEVRDNGKLLTEVQGQIAAVAQCWHYYAGLADKVQGATIPTEKANAFAFTTREPVGVVAALTAWNSPLWFATVKAAPALAAGCSVVVKPSEFASASTLELARLVDEAGLPAGVFNVVTGLGATAGTALVEHSDVAKIAFTGSDVTGAAIYRSAATTMKRVSLELGGKSPTIVFDDADLDLAAVGVMSGIFGAAGQMCAAGSRLLVHTAVKDELLAKLLELAADLRMGDPRDPATNVGPISTPPQFEKVLAYLDVARADGARCVLGGARATGPGLGAGQFVEPTIFTDVRNDMRIAREEVFGPILSVIEFKDEQEAVTLANDNPYGLVAGVWTTDIGRSLRMSKALRVGTVWVNTYRTYSYMVPFGGTKQSGLGREHGIEAIDEYLETRSVVISTDDAPPANPFVMR
- a CDS encoding SDR family NAD(P)-dependent oxidoreductase, whose product is MTTAPTTASSTSTTPGRLAGRRIVITGAAAGIGKAVAHLFAEHGAALTLLDRDENGLSGTAADVRASAHAVDITSEAEVSGAIRTAAATMGGIDGLVNCAGIMFRGRAGDVSADEWRHVLDVNLTGTYIVIRAALPWLEQQDGSSVVNMASGQGLLPNAPGYSAYAASKGGIITLTRALAAELAPRVRVNSVSPGMVDTAMADGYRDNVDSYALRRLGKPEEIARAVLFLTSTESSYVTGAALAADGGRTFH
- a CDS encoding ABC transporter ATP-binding protein encodes the protein MRDSVAGTTTGMSISIQGVTKIYGRDSAHEFEALKPISMDIKAGEFVSIVGPSGCGKSTLMLMVAGLLPMSSGVIEIGGRVVTKAFTDVGIAFQDHLLLDFRTALDNVLLQAEIRHIDKDALRSRAVDLFRQLRLEQAMGKYPRQMSGGMRQRVSLIRTIVHEPPVLMLDEPFGALDALTRLQVRSDLESLWLRNKSTVLFITHSVEEAVGLSDRIFVMSPSPGEIIEEITVDLPRPRPISLTGSAEFGKYAGHIYALFEKMGVLHGMAPAAAGSGA
- a CDS encoding IclR family transcriptional regulator translates to MTVTPTTSTDSASSLAKMLHVLQLFSETEPVWSTAAIIEALDTSRSTGYRYLKTLHEAGLLSAVRNGYYSLGPRIIEMDLQMRLTDPLLLASEGVLEELVDKIGHSALLCTAFRDSVLCVGECRAPQSPANRFRRGQRRPLFQGAISKIILAYLPHHRLKAIYPRQRKEIEDAGLGSTWSEFRATLGKMKKDGYSLTVGEFNPGVYGVAAPILTDQKTSVGSVGVAWDEKERRDVDVEHAVLAVKQAATTISERLLDRQRD